A region of Phalacrocorax carbo chromosome 7, bPhaCar2.1, whole genome shotgun sequence DNA encodes the following proteins:
- the RHBDD1 gene encoding rhomboid-related protein 4 isoform X5, giving the protein MQRRQGRVNAGLLLLLYQISQVGLQNIPSVTLGVLALNIFLFLNPVRPLAEVCISVNEGFYRKNWQRLLLSPVHHADDWHLYYNMVSMLWKGIMLEKKLKSIWFAYIIAVFSVLIGVVYMVLEFMLMKILNDPSYEMNCAVGFSGVLFALKVLNNHYNPGRVSSVLGWQIPSKYACWVELVAIHLISPGTSFAGHLAGILVGLMYTMGPLKKIMKACAGGISSFTDPARPRDYYSEYYGYPGYQYRTPRNYYDYTGGLTEEEQLERAVLNSLNERGGEKRPSCSCHLGHSLLKPMDLQGLSCII; this is encoded by the exons ATGCAACGAAGGCAGGGAAGAGTCAATGCTGGACTGCTTTTGTTGCTTTATCAAATTTCTCAAGTTGGACTCCAGAACATTCCTTCTGTTACCCTAGGGGTACTCGCActgaatattttcctctttttgaaTCCTGTGAGGCCACTGGCTGAAGTGTGTATCAGCGTAAATGAAGGCTTCTACAGAAAGAACTGGCAGCGTTTACTGCTTTCCCCTGTCCACCATGCAGATGACTGGCATTTATATTATAACATGGTTTCCATGCTTTGGAAGGGGataatgctggaaaaaaagctTAAGAGCATATGGTTTGCATACATAATTGCAGTATTTTCAGTGCTGATTGGAGTGGTTTATATGGTGCTGGAATTCATGCTTATGAAAATTCTGAATGATCCTTCATATGAAATGAACTGTGCTGTAGGTTTTTCAG GAGTCTTGTTTGCTTTGAAAGTTCTTAACAACCATTACAATCCAGGAAGAGTCAGCAGTGTCCTTGGATGGCAGATACCCAGTAAATATGCTTGTTGGGTGGAGCTGGTGGCTATTCATTTAATCTCCCCAGG gacTTCTTTTGCTGGGCATCTGGCAGGGATACTTGTTGGATTGATGTACACTATGGGACCTCTGAAAAAGATCATGAAAGCCTGCGCAG GTGGCATTTCTTCATTCACTGACCCTGCCAGACCAAGGGACTACTATTCAG AGTATTATGGCTATCCAGGTTATCAATACAGAACGCCAAGGAACTATTATGATTATACAGGTGGGCTTACTGAAGAAGAACAGCTTGAAAGGGCAGTGCTAAACAGTCTTAATGAAAGAG